A genomic window from Exiguobacterium acetylicum DSM 20416 includes:
- the fliP gene encoding flagellar type III secretion system pore protein FliP (The bacterial flagellar biogenesis protein FliP forms a type III secretion system (T3SS)-type pore required for flagellar assembly.): protein MNTIENLISLDTPSGTATSIKLLVLLTLLSLAPSLLILMTCFTRVVVVLSFVRSALGTQQTPPNQLLVGLALFITLFVMSPVISELNTTALKPYMADKISQDEAFDKAGDTMKRFMSKHTRTNDLELFLKYGNYEKPEKIEDIPLVALVPAYAISELKTAFQIGFMIFIPFLVIDMVVSSVLMSMGMMMLPPVMIALPFKLLLFILVDGWHLIVESLLVSMR, encoded by the coding sequence ATGAATACGATTGAAAACCTGATCTCACTCGATACTCCGTCAGGAACAGCAACATCGATTAAACTGCTCGTATTACTGACGTTGTTATCACTGGCGCCCTCACTACTAATCTTAATGACTTGTTTCACGCGTGTCGTCGTCGTGTTGTCGTTCGTCCGTTCGGCTCTCGGAACACAACAGACGCCGCCGAACCAGCTACTCGTCGGACTGGCCTTGTTCATTACGCTTTTCGTCATGTCGCCCGTCATATCGGAATTAAACACGACGGCTTTAAAACCATACATGGCTGATAAAATCAGTCAAGATGAAGCGTTTGATAAAGCAGGAGATACGATGAAACGCTTCATGTCGAAGCACACGCGAACGAATGATTTAGAACTATTCTTAAAATACGGTAATTATGAAAAACCGGAAAAGATTGAAGATATTCCACTCGTCGCACTCGTTCCAGCATATGCGATTAGTGAATTGAAGACAGCCTTCCAAATCGGCTTCATGATCTTCATTCCTTTCCTTGTCATCGACATGGTCGTCTCGAGTGTTTTGATGTCGATGGGAATGATGATGTTACCGCCAGTCATGATTGCGTTACCGTTTAAATTGCTGTTATTTATTTTAGTCGATGGCTGGCACCTGATTGTTGAATCACTGCTCGTCAGTATGCGTTAG
- the flhB gene encoding flagellar biosynthesis protein FlhB has product MHSYRLRLDLQYFAGEKTEKATPRKRDDSRKKGQVAKSADLTSSFMLFAMFLVLYFFGPFLGRRFVLVLQDGLSASQVLQAVEEGRIEQILVEMLIQMGILVAPFFLTAVVIGILGNFVQIGVLLSGEAIQPKLDRINPLQGVKRIVSVKALVEFLKSVFKLLVIGVTSGTVLWNNKVEISRLTSEPIGDALAIIGHLTFLLGLSVSIALIALAILDFAYQKFDFEKSIRMSKQDLKDEHKNTEGDPQIKGKIKQQQREMAMRRMMQEIPNADVVITNPTHYAVAIQYDDGKHMAPIVVAKGVDAVAFRIREKATAADVPIVENRPLARALFAQTEIGMAVDETFYQALAETLAFVYQLKQAK; this is encoded by the coding sequence ATGCATTCATATCGATTACGCCTTGATCTTCAGTACTTCGCTGGTGAGAAGACGGAAAAAGCGACACCTCGAAAGCGGGATGACTCGCGTAAAAAGGGACAGGTCGCAAAATCAGCAGATTTAACGAGCAGTTTTATGTTATTCGCGATGTTTCTCGTCCTCTATTTTTTCGGTCCATTTCTAGGACGGCGATTCGTACTCGTCCTGCAAGATGGTCTCAGTGCAAGTCAAGTTCTGCAAGCCGTCGAAGAGGGACGAATTGAACAGATTTTAGTCGAGATGCTGATACAAATGGGGATTTTAGTCGCCCCCTTCTTTTTAACAGCGGTCGTCATCGGGATCCTTGGAAACTTCGTTCAGATTGGTGTGCTCTTAAGTGGTGAGGCGATTCAGCCGAAGCTAGACCGGATCAATCCGCTTCAAGGCGTCAAACGGATCGTTAGCGTTAAAGCACTCGTCGAGTTTTTGAAATCCGTTTTTAAACTGTTAGTCATCGGTGTCACGAGTGGCACTGTTCTGTGGAATAACAAGGTCGAGATTTCGAGGCTGACTTCGGAACCGATCGGCGATGCGTTAGCTATCATTGGTCATTTAACATTTTTGCTCGGTTTGTCGGTCAGTATCGCCTTGATCGCGTTAGCCATTCTGGACTTCGCTTATCAAAAATTTGATTTTGAAAAGTCGATTCGAATGAGTAAACAGGATTTAAAGGATGAGCATAAGAACACGGAAGGTGACCCTCAAATCAAAGGAAAGATTAAACAACAACAACGGGAGATGGCGATGCGGCGGATGATGCAAGAAATACCGAATGCCGACGTCGTCATCACGAACCCGACCCATTATGCGGTAGCGATTCAATACGATGACGGAAAACATATGGCACCGATCGTCGTTGCAAAAGGCGTAGATGCTGTCGCGTTCCGGATTCGGGAGAAGGCGACAGCAGCTGATGTCCCGATTGTTGAAAATCGTCCGCTGGCGCGGGCGTTGTTCGCTCAAACAGAGATTGGTATGGCAGTGGATGAAACGTTCTATCAGGCGCTCGCTGAAACACTCGCCTTTGTCTATCAACTGAAACAAGCAAAATGA
- a CDS encoding flagellar FlbD family protein codes for MITLTTLRNAPLVLNAILIESVRSTPDTTIQLVGGQIYVVKESIEEVKAIAIAFYQQIGLAGLNSVRRLEDGRGKEEE; via the coding sequence ATGATTACGCTAACGACATTACGTAATGCACCACTCGTACTAAACGCCATACTGATCGAATCTGTCCGTTCTACTCCGGATACGACGATTCAACTCGTTGGCGGACAGATTTATGTCGTGAAGGAATCAATAGAAGAGGTCAAGGCAATCGCAATCGCTTTTTATCAACAAATCGGATTAGCGGGCTTGAACAGTGTAAGGAGGCTCGAAGATGGCCGAGGAAAAGAAGAAGAGTAA
- a CDS encoding response regulator, translating to MSAKVLIVDDAAFMRMMIKEILSKNGYDVVGEAENGREAVTKYKELTPDLVTLDITMPEMDGISALKEIKAFNPAAKVIMCSAMGQQSMVIDAIQAGAKDFIVKPFQADRVLEAVSKTVSS from the coding sequence ATGAGTGCAAAAGTATTAATCGTAGACGACGCCGCTTTCATGCGGATGATGATCAAGGAAATTCTATCGAAGAACGGCTATGATGTCGTCGGTGAAGCAGAAAACGGACGCGAAGCGGTCACGAAGTATAAGGAATTGACACCAGACCTCGTCACGCTAGACATTACGATGCCTGAGATGGACGGAATCTCTGCGCTTAAAGAAATCAAAGCATTCAATCCTGCCGCTAAAGTCATCATGTGTTCAGCGATGGGGCAACAGTCGATGGTCATCGACGCGATTCAAGCAGGTGCAAAAGATTTCATCGTCAAACCGTTCCAAGCGGATCGTGTGCTTGAAGCGGTCTCGAAAACTGTCTCGTCATGA
- the flhA gene encoding flagellar biosynthesis protein FlhA has protein sequence MSISTRDLTVLLGVIMIVFMLVIPLPAIMLDFLIIINILIALMVLLVAMNAKEALEFSVFPTLLLIVTLFRLALNVSTTRAILSNGNGGEVIEAFGSFVVGGKPLVGFVVFLILVLIQFLVITKGSERVSEVSARFTLDAMPGKQMAIDADLNSGMIDELQARTRRQKIQSEADFYGAMDGASKFVKGDAIAGIIIVIINLIFGMIIGVVQQGLPIAESVELYTLLTVGDGLVSQIPALLISVATGIIVTRSTSDGNLGEDVIGQLTRTPLLVGIAAGAIFLLGLFTAIPDYVTMPIAALFGFFAWRIKQTTKTMQEEVAVEEAPSENLRSSESVISLLNVDTIEFEFGYGLIPLADEAQGGDLLDRVVMIRRQLALELGFVLPTVRIRDHLQLSPNQYRIKIRGSEMASGELLLDHYLAMSPGVDDPEIRGIETVEPAFGMPALWIDEQTRSRAEMSGYTVVDPPSVVATHLTELLKKHAAELLGREETKQLVDHLKESHPILVEEVTPQLLSIGELQKVFVQLLKEKVSIRNLPLIFETLADYAAVTKDSELLAEYVRQSLSRQITEQVMQGDVLHVVTVSSEMELDIQSAIQKTEFGNYLALDPEKATRFIETLQERATEFERYGAHPIILTSPSIRMFVRQLTERYFPDIPILSYNELMPTIEVKSIGVI, from the coding sequence ATGAGTATATCAACACGAGATTTAACGGTTCTGCTAGGCGTCATCATGATCGTCTTCATGCTCGTCATTCCACTGCCCGCTATCATGCTCGATTTTTTAATCATCATCAATATCTTAATTGCTTTGATGGTATTACTCGTTGCGATGAATGCCAAAGAGGCACTTGAGTTTTCTGTATTTCCGACGTTGTTATTGATCGTGACTCTATTTCGTCTGGCACTTAACGTCTCGACGACACGGGCGATCCTATCAAACGGAAATGGTGGCGAAGTTATCGAGGCTTTCGGTAGCTTTGTCGTCGGCGGTAAGCCGCTCGTCGGTTTCGTCGTCTTCTTGATTCTCGTCTTGATCCAGTTTCTCGTCATCACAAAGGGTTCAGAACGAGTCTCGGAAGTGTCGGCACGTTTTACGCTTGATGCGATGCCCGGAAAACAGATGGCAATCGACGCCGACCTGAACTCCGGTATGATTGACGAATTACAAGCCCGGACTCGTCGTCAAAAAATCCAATCGGAAGCAGACTTTTATGGGGCGATGGACGGGGCCTCGAAGTTCGTTAAAGGAGATGCGATCGCTGGTATCATCATCGTCATCATTAACTTGATCTTCGGAATGATCATCGGTGTCGTCCAGCAAGGCTTACCGATAGCGGAGTCAGTCGAACTATATACGTTACTGACAGTCGGGGACGGTCTCGTCAGTCAGATTCCAGCACTGTTGATTTCGGTTGCGACCGGGATCATCGTCACGCGCTCGACATCCGACGGAAACCTTGGTGAGGATGTCATCGGTCAATTGACACGCACACCATTACTTGTCGGAATCGCGGCTGGAGCAATCTTCTTACTCGGACTATTCACAGCGATTCCCGATTACGTCACGATGCCGATTGCAGCGTTATTTGGCTTCTTCGCTTGGCGAATAAAGCAGACGACGAAGACGATGCAAGAAGAGGTCGCTGTCGAGGAAGCGCCGAGCGAAAACTTGCGTTCGAGTGAATCGGTCATTTCTTTACTGAACGTCGATACGATTGAATTTGAATTCGGTTACGGTTTGATTCCACTCGCTGATGAAGCGCAAGGTGGCGATTTACTCGATCGTGTCGTTATGATTCGTCGGCAGCTAGCACTCGAACTTGGATTCGTTCTACCGACTGTTCGGATTCGTGATCACCTGCAGTTATCACCGAACCAGTATCGAATCAAGATTCGCGGAAGTGAGATGGCAAGTGGTGAGCTATTGCTTGATCATTATTTAGCGATGAGCCCAGGGGTCGATGATCCAGAAATTCGAGGCATCGAGACGGTTGAACCAGCATTCGGTATGCCGGCACTCTGGATTGATGAACAGACACGGAGCCGAGCAGAGATGTCAGGCTATACGGTCGTTGATCCACCATCCGTCGTTGCGACACATTTAACGGAGCTCTTGAAGAAACATGCAGCTGAGTTACTCGGTCGAGAAGAGACGAAACAGTTGGTTGATCATTTGAAGGAATCCCATCCGATTTTGGTCGAGGAAGTAACACCACAACTGTTATCAATCGGGGAACTTCAAAAAGTATTCGTTCAATTATTAAAAGAAAAAGTCTCGATTCGAAATCTACCATTGATTTTTGAAACGCTCGCGGACTATGCAGCTGTGACGAAAGACAGCGAACTGCTTGCTGAATATGTCCGTCAATCCTTATCGCGTCAAATTACGGAACAAGTCATGCAAGGAGATGTCTTACATGTCGTGACGGTCTCAAGTGAGATGGAACTGGATATCCAGTCGGCCATCCAAAAGACGGAGTTCGGAAATTATTTAGCGCTTGATCCCGAAAAGGCGACACGTTTCATCGAGACGTTACAGGAGCGAGCAACGGAATTCGAACGGTACGGGGCGCATCCGATCATCCTGACTTCTCCAAGTATCCGGATGTTCGTCCGTCAATTGACAGAACGGTATTTTCCAGATATTCCGATATTGTCTTATAACGAATTAATGCCGACGATTGAAGTTAAGAGTATTGGGGTGATTTAA
- a CDS encoding flagellar basal body-associated FliL family protein: MAEEKKKSKLKIPLIMIIVAALMVGAGYMIMNYFLANDTTEAKVEQPTGEELDARSLQTDDLTTNIADERFLNVQFTIVTDDQATRDDLELRKFQINNIILGDLSAMKKSDLDSKADMEKLEERLRMQFKKLIQEGDVQRVYTTKKIIQ, translated from the coding sequence ATGGCCGAGGAAAAGAAGAAGAGTAAACTAAAAATCCCTTTAATCATGATCATTGTCGCAGCACTGATGGTTGGAGCAGGTTATATGATCATGAATTACTTTTTAGCTAATGATACGACAGAAGCAAAAGTCGAACAGCCGACAGGTGAAGAACTTGATGCACGAAGTCTTCAGACAGACGACTTGACGACGAATATCGCTGATGAACGTTTTTTGAATGTCCAATTTACGATCGTTACAGACGATCAAGCAACACGTGATGATTTAGAATTACGAAAGTTTCAAATTAATAACATCATCTTAGGTGATTTATCTGCGATGAAAAAGTCGGACTTAGACTCAAAAGCGGATATGGAGAAGCTCGAAGAACGATTACGGATGCAGTTCAAGAAGCTCATTCAAGAAGGTGATGTCCAGCGTGTCTATACGACGAAAAAAATCATCCAGTGA
- the fliM gene encoding flagellar motor switch protein FliM, giving the protein MSEVLSQHEIDALLSAISSGDMEVEEIRSQEEQRRVKVYDFKRALRFSKDQLRNLTRIHEQFARVLTTHFSAQLRTYVQFTVNTVEQLPYDEFIHSIPNMTLINLVNLHPLDGKVLFEVNPNIAYAMLDRLLGGPGEGMNKIENLTEIETRILTQLFKRAFVQYGAAWESVTEVEAEYDDLEINPQFLQLVSPNETVILVSIYVTVGEVSGTLNVCLPFVTLESVLPKLSSHYWMQQEKRTTADNQESEHMQTQLMSSVVDLKAVLGQTELSFGELLHLEVGDCLSLKTRASDAVDVFVDDRKMFKARPGLNGKHLALQVLQRIEEE; this is encoded by the coding sequence ATGAGCGAAGTATTATCCCAACATGAAATCGATGCCTTGCTATCAGCCATTTCAAGCGGAGATATGGAAGTCGAGGAAATCCGAAGCCAAGAGGAGCAGCGCCGTGTCAAAGTCTATGACTTTAAACGAGCGCTTCGCTTCTCAAAAGATCAATTACGGAATTTGACGCGTATCCATGAACAGTTCGCCCGAGTGTTGACGACGCATTTTTCTGCACAACTTCGGACGTACGTCCAGTTCACGGTCAATACAGTCGAGCAACTCCCGTACGATGAATTCATTCATTCCATTCCGAATATGACATTGATCAATCTAGTGAACCTTCATCCGCTTGATGGAAAAGTCTTGTTCGAAGTCAATCCGAACATTGCTTATGCGATGCTCGATCGATTACTTGGAGGACCGGGTGAAGGGATGAACAAGATTGAAAATTTGACGGAAATCGAGACGCGTATTCTGACACAATTGTTCAAACGTGCCTTCGTCCAATATGGCGCCGCTTGGGAGTCGGTGACGGAAGTCGAGGCGGAGTACGACGATTTAGAAATCAATCCGCAGTTTCTACAGCTCGTTTCTCCGAATGAGACGGTCATACTCGTATCGATTTACGTAACGGTTGGAGAAGTGAGCGGTACGTTGAATGTCTGTTTGCCGTTCGTGACCCTTGAATCCGTTCTTCCGAAATTATCAAGTCATTATTGGATGCAACAAGAAAAGCGAACGACAGCAGATAATCAAGAGTCTGAACACATGCAAACGCAGTTGATGAGTTCCGTCGTCGATTTAAAAGCAGTGCTCGGCCAAACAGAGCTATCGTTTGGTGAATTGTTACACCTCGAAGTAGGCGATTGTTTATCCCTGAAGACGCGAGCCTCAGATGCCGTCGATGTATTCGTCGATGACCGGAAGATGTTCAAAGCCCGACCGGGACTAAACGGGAAACACCTCGCTTTGCAAGTCTTACAACGAATTGAGGAGGAATAA
- a CDS encoding flagellar biosynthesis protein FlhF, translated as MIVKKVTADSVSEAMERIKRELGNDAIILNTRHIKVGGFFGLFAKKKVELVASVDEHVSNEPIVSKQTTSRKDIVETIQPIPVRPTIVTVGERPLPKELRHYAPLLAEPALQQVSERLHERLLTAYYQTQQTELTDLLTEEVKSALRVTPSTARYVMLTGPTGVGKTTTIAKLAAHHTLIKNQRVGLITTDTYRISAIEQLKTYADILGIPIHVAYDLEDFERAKQALTSCDIVLVDTAGRNFLDEAYVEQLRSRHDFEDTDVFLVLSLTSKYRDLLQIHDRFSKIPLSGIVFSKADETSELWSMFGLMTETELPIYCVTTGQEVPEDITFATADELSRMIVERGMR; from the coding sequence ATGATAGTCAAAAAAGTCACGGCGGATTCCGTTAGCGAAGCCATGGAACGCATCAAACGCGAACTCGGTAACGATGCCATCATATTAAATACTCGCCATATTAAAGTGGGCGGATTCTTTGGCTTATTTGCGAAGAAAAAAGTGGAACTGGTTGCATCGGTGGATGAACATGTGTCGAACGAACCGATCGTCTCGAAGCAAACAACGAGTCGGAAGGACATTGTGGAAACCATCCAACCGATCCCAGTGCGTCCGACGATCGTTACGGTCGGCGAACGACCATTGCCAAAAGAATTGCGACATTATGCGCCGCTGTTGGCAGAACCAGCGTTACAACAAGTGTCTGAACGATTGCATGAGCGATTACTAACTGCGTACTATCAAACGCAGCAAACGGAATTAACCGATCTCTTGACGGAAGAAGTGAAGTCGGCATTGCGCGTGACGCCGTCGACTGCACGTTATGTCATGTTAACAGGACCAACTGGCGTCGGAAAGACGACAACCATCGCTAAACTCGCTGCGCATCATACGCTCATTAAAAATCAACGAGTCGGTCTCATCACAACCGATACATACCGGATCTCAGCGATTGAACAACTGAAGACATATGCCGACATATTAGGTATTCCGATTCATGTTGCATACGACCTGGAAGATTTCGAACGAGCGAAGCAGGCGCTAACGTCATGCGACATCGTACTTGTCGATACAGCGGGACGGAATTTCCTTGACGAAGCATATGTAGAGCAATTACGAAGTCGTCATGACTTTGAGGATACGGATGTATTTTTAGTTCTTAGTTTGACATCGAAATATCGAGATTTATTACAGATCCACGATCGTTTCAGTAAGATTCCCTTATCAGGGATCGTATTTTCGAAAGCAGATGAAACAAGTGAACTGTGGTCGATGTTTGGGCTTATGACAGAGACGGAGTTACCAATCTATTGCGTGACAACGGGTCAAGAAGTGCCAGAAGACATCACGTTCGCTACGGCGGATGAGTTATCCCGAATGATCGTCGAGAGAGGGATGAGATGA
- the fliR gene encoding flagellar biosynthetic protein FliR produces MTLLSFLSVFLLVFGRIVGFLVAAPLFSSRQLPAQHKLALAAGLAYFASYAVKTDVRVEDFDFFFRMGTEVLVGLALGLLASFLLYAPQIAGSIIDLQMGLAMASAYDPMFGGQSPIVGRFYYMLTLLVLLASDMHLILLDGIYTSFQIFPPGSLIAVSGDAGMSLVIRVVGLAMLTALQMAMPLVVSLFLVDLALGFLAKTAPQFNIFAIGFSVKLLMGYAILFLLAGATITGIGRFVPLLQDVLADAIRLLGG; encoded by the coding sequence ATGACATTACTTTCTTTCCTGAGTGTTTTTCTGCTCGTCTTTGGACGGATCGTCGGTTTTCTCGTTGCGGCGCCTTTGTTTTCATCAAGACAATTACCAGCGCAACATAAATTAGCACTTGCGGCGGGTCTTGCTTACTTTGCGAGTTACGCCGTGAAGACGGACGTTCGTGTAGAAGACTTCGATTTTTTCTTTCGGATGGGAACGGAAGTCTTAGTGGGTCTAGCTCTTGGCTTACTTGCCAGTTTTTTATTATACGCCCCACAAATTGCGGGTTCGATCATTGATTTACAGATGGGTCTTGCGATGGCTTCCGCTTATGATCCGATGTTTGGCGGACAGTCACCAATCGTCGGACGATTTTATTACATGCTGACGTTACTCGTCCTGCTCGCTTCTGATATGCATCTCATTTTACTGGACGGCATCTACACGAGTTTTCAAATCTTTCCGCCGGGCAGTCTGATTGCGGTATCAGGCGACGCAGGAATGAGTCTTGTCATCCGTGTCGTCGGACTTGCGATGTTGACTGCCTTACAAATGGCGATGCCACTTGTCGTTTCACTCTTTTTAGTGGATCTCGCACTCGGTTTCTTAGCGAAAACGGCACCCCAGTTCAACATTTTTGCGATTGGTTTTTCCGTCAAACTGTTAATGGGATACGCGATTCTGTTTTTATTAGCAGGAGCGACGATCACAGGAATCGGTCGATTCGTTCCATTGTTGCAAGATGTACTTGCAGACGCTATTCGATTACTAGGAGGTTAA
- a CDS encoding MinD/ParA family protein: MMREDQARVLRSKVTVKETKTIAIVSGKGGVGKTNVAVNLGVALSLQEKRVLLIDLDIGMANIGILFGKSSKSSLMECVKRRESLQHAIVEQSPSLHFIHGGSGFAELTNLTKEDVVFLLREFQFFYEYDFVLLDLGAGANHQTFDFISSADEAWLIVTPEPTSIMDGYAFVKLAHHHATDLPISVVVNRATNGGEALETFDRLALVSQQFLQKPLRFTGFLPEDPAVVKAVKAQMPFYLMDRTSDVSWRLDHITTSLTGVQVKERKFLDRLLHRLKKRKDHVR; the protein is encoded by the coding sequence ATGATGCGAGAAGATCAAGCACGTGTCTTACGATCAAAAGTGACCGTCAAGGAAACGAAGACGATTGCCATCGTGAGTGGAAAAGGTGGCGTCGGAAAAACGAATGTCGCGGTGAATCTTGGCGTGGCATTATCGTTACAAGAAAAACGAGTACTCTTGATTGATCTTGATATCGGGATGGCGAACATTGGTATTCTATTCGGTAAATCATCGAAGTCATCCTTGATGGAATGCGTCAAACGACGAGAATCACTCCAGCACGCAATCGTTGAACAGTCTCCATCCCTTCATTTCATTCATGGCGGGAGTGGATTTGCGGAACTGACGAATCTGACGAAGGAGGATGTCGTGTTCCTACTGCGGGAATTCCAATTTTTCTATGAGTATGATTTTGTGTTGCTCGATTTAGGAGCCGGCGCCAACCATCAGACGTTTGATTTTATCAGTAGTGCAGACGAAGCCTGGTTGATCGTCACGCCAGAGCCGACTTCAATCATGGACGGTTATGCGTTCGTCAAACTGGCACACCATCATGCGACGGATCTTCCGATTTCCGTCGTCGTCAATCGGGCGACGAATGGTGGAGAAGCACTTGAAACGTTTGATCGACTGGCGCTCGTCAGCCAACAATTTTTACAAAAACCACTGCGCTTTACCGGTTTTTTGCCGGAAGATCCGGCAGTCGTCAAAGCAGTCAAGGCACAGATGCCATTTTACTTGATGGATCGAACGAGTGACGTCAGTTGGCGACTCGATCATATCACGACGTCTCTAACAGGTGTACAAGTCAAAGAACGGAAGTTTTTAGATCGATTGTTACATCGTCTGAAAAAACGAAAAGATCATGTCCGTTAA
- the fliY gene encoding flagellar motor switch phosphatase FliY encodes MSDMLSQDEIDALLRGTPSNDEPQDSDAEEILDDMEIDALGEVGNISLGNSATALSALLNQKVEITTPHVRMISMEELRSRYPIPHVALRVGYTEGFKGENVLILTQRDASVIANLMMGGDGVIDESLEMEPIALSAVQEAMNQMMGAAATSMSTVFSMRIDISPPAVEIFDFSQDKSIVDSFSLWESMVIIEFDLKIGTMIDSKIVQLAPLDFSKQLIQKLFSASTTQQAEPAPQATAQAQPEQPQPQAQPTPAPAMEQRTVVPPPEPKATPVGVSPVQFSQLGEMEVEGTPGNIGMLYDVPLNVTVELGRTRRSVRDILELTQGSVIELDKLAGEPVDVLVNNTLIATGEVVVIEENFGVRITEIVNTKERLRMF; translated from the coding sequence ATGAGCGATATGCTTTCGCAAGATGAAATCGATGCGTTGTTACGCGGAACGCCATCAAACGATGAACCGCAAGATTCGGACGCAGAGGAAATATTAGATGATATGGAAATCGATGCGCTAGGGGAAGTCGGAAACATCTCACTTGGGAATTCAGCAACGGCCTTATCGGCATTGTTGAATCAAAAAGTAGAAATCACGACACCACATGTTCGGATGATTTCGATGGAAGAATTACGAAGTCGTTATCCGATTCCGCACGTCGCGTTGCGTGTCGGCTATACAGAAGGATTTAAAGGAGAAAATGTCCTGATTCTGACACAGCGAGATGCTTCTGTCATCGCGAACCTGATGATGGGAGGCGATGGTGTCATTGATGAATCGCTGGAGATGGAGCCGATTGCTCTATCTGCTGTACAGGAAGCGATGAATCAGATGATGGGAGCTGCTGCGACATCGATGTCGACCGTGTTCTCCATGCGAATCGATATCTCACCACCTGCTGTTGAAATTTTTGATTTTTCACAAGATAAGAGTATCGTCGATAGCTTTTCTCTTTGGGAGAGCATGGTCATCATCGAGTTTGATCTGAAGATTGGCACGATGATCGATTCAAAAATCGTTCAATTAGCACCACTGGACTTCTCGAAACAATTGATTCAAAAACTCTTTAGCGCGAGTACGACCCAACAAGCAGAACCTGCACCACAAGCAACGGCACAAGCGCAACCAGAACAACCACAACCACAAGCGCAACCGACACCGGCACCAGCGATGGAACAACGAACGGTCGTCCCACCACCTGAACCGAAAGCAACGCCAGTCGGTGTCAGTCCAGTTCAATTTAGTCAGTTAGGTGAGATGGAAGTAGAGGGCACGCCAGGAAATATCGGAATGTTATATGATGTTCCGTTGAACGTCACGGTTGAGTTAGGACGGACACGCCGCTCCGTTCGTGACATATTGGAATTAACACAAGGTTCTGTCATCGAGCTGGATAAACTGGCAGGGGAACCAGTTGACGTTCTTGTCAACAATACATTGATCGCAACGGGTGAAGTGGTCGTCATCGAAGAGAATTTCGGTGTACGCATTACGGAAATCGTAAATACAAAAGAACGTCTTCGGATGTTCTAA
- the fliQ gene encoding flagellar biosynthesis protein FliQ has product MTQEMIIQLASSAVWTLLKVSAPLLLVSLVVGLLVSILQATTQIQEQTLSFVPKIVAVFLALVFFGPWIMQELQTFTIDLFKQIAEVSRK; this is encoded by the coding sequence ATGACTCAAGAAATGATTATTCAGTTGGCGAGTTCTGCTGTCTGGACATTACTCAAAGTATCGGCCCCCTTGTTACTCGTCTCGCTCGTCGTCGGTCTGCTCGTCAGTATTTTGCAGGCGACGACGCAGATTCAGGAACAGACGTTATCGTTTGTTCCAAAGATCGTTGCCGTGTTTTTAGCACTCGTCTTCTTTGGACCTTGGATTATGCAGGAGTTACAGACCTTTACGATTGATCTATTCAAACAAATCGCTGAGGTTTCCCGAAAATGA
- a CDS encoding flagellar biosynthetic protein FliO: MKKVTLLICLLFLLTLPVQAETVEEKLNPTKNDAPTTQQVDESPSMALTIFKGVVVLVVLIGGFILVTRFIHERTRGVRHSGRLTHLGGVPLGKDRSVQLVKVQDKIYVVGVGENVQLLDTLDDLEGYEPTDLEESSSKSVPSPFLETFKQQLEQLQKNRGRS; this comes from the coding sequence ATGAAAAAAGTGACTTTGCTGATTTGTCTTCTGTTTCTGCTGACACTTCCTGTACAGGCTGAAACGGTCGAAGAAAAATTAAATCCAACCAAGAACGATGCACCGACGACTCAGCAAGTCGATGAGAGTCCTTCCATGGCATTGACCATCTTTAAAGGAGTCGTCGTTCTCGTCGTCTTGATCGGCGGATTCATCCTCGTGACACGTTTTATTCACGAGCGGACGCGAGGCGTCAGACATTCCGGACGTTTGACCCATCTAGGTGGTGTACCACTTGGTAAGGATCGATCGGTTCAGTTAGTGAAAGTGCAGGATAAGATTTATGTCGTCGGAGTTGGTGAGAACGTACAACTCTTAGACACGCTGGACGATTTAGAGGGATACGAACCGACGGATCTTGAAGAGTCATCTTCGAAATCAGTACCTTCACCATTTCTTGAGACGTTCAAACAACAACTCGAGCAACTGCAGAAGAATCGAGGGCGCTCATGA